From the Mangifera indica cultivar Alphonso chromosome 10, CATAS_Mindica_2.1, whole genome shotgun sequence genome, one window contains:
- the LOC123227109 gene encoding E3 ubiquitin-protein ligase PUB23-like yields the protein MEEIDVPQYFLCPISLEIMKDPVTVSTGITYDRQSIEKWLFSEKNNTCPVTKQVLPTDYDLTPNHAVRRLIQSWCTLNASYGIERIPTPKPPVSKAQISKLIRDAKSSPQLQLKCLKGLRSIASENDTNKRCLEAAGAVEFLASIVMNKFCFVSFEESNEDGFDFTGLTEEALSILCNLQLSDVGLKNLMNKNGEFIESLTQIMQRGTFESKAYAVLLLKSMLEVADPIKLTNLSPQFFIEIIKILRDQISRQASKAALQSLINLLPWGRNRVKAVEAGAVSILIDLLLEKCERRDCELILMTIDFLCQCAEGRAELLKHGAGMAIVSKKILRVSQVASERAIRILLSISKFSATTTVLQEMLQLGVVAKLCLVLQVDCGSKTKDKAREILKMHARAWKNSPCIPNSFIGSNPVA from the coding sequence ATGGAGGAAATTGATGTTCCGCAGTATTTTCTCTGCCCAATCTCGCTGGAGATTATGAAAGATCCGGTGACGGTGTCGACCGGAATTACATATGATCGTCAAAGCATCGAGAAATGGTTATTTTCAGAGAAAAACAACACTTGTCCGGTGACAAAACAAGTGTTGCCGACTGACTATGATTTGACGCCGAATCACGCTGTTCGCCGGCTGATTCAATCCTGGTGTACTCTCAACGCTTCCTACGGTATTGAGAGAATTCCAACGCCGAAGCCGCCGGTCAGCAAGGCTCAGATTTCAAAGCTCATAAGAGATGCAAAATCGTCGCCACAGTTGCAGCTTAAGTGCCTGAAGGGGCTGAGATCAATAGCATCGGAAAATGATACAAACAAACGCTGCTTAGAGGCTGCCGGCGCTGTCGAGTTCTTGGCGTCGATTGTCATGAACAAGTTTTGTTTTGTATCGTTTGAAGAATCAAACGAAGATGGGTTCGACTTCACCGGCCTGACTGAagaagctttgagcattttgTGCAATCTTCAATTATCCGACGTCGGATTGAAGAATCTCATGAACAAAAATGGGGAGTTTATTGAGTCGTTGACACAAATCATGCAACGTGGAACCTTCGAGTCTAAAGCTTATGcagtattattattaaaatcaatgctCGAAGTGGCGGATCCAATCAAACTCACCAACTTAAGCCCCCAGTTCTTCATCGAAATAATCAAGATTTTACGGGACCAAATCTCTCGACAAGCCTCAAAAGCAGCACTGCAATCACTCATAAATCTTCTTCCATGGGGAAGAAACCGAGTGAAAGCGGTCGAAGCCGGCGCCGTTTCGATCCTTATCGATCTTCTCTTGGAGAAGTGCGAGAGAAGGGATTGCGAGCTCATTCTAATGACGATTGATTTTCTTTGCCAATGTGCTGAAGGAAGAGCCGAGCTATTGAAGCACGGGGCAGGAATGGCAATAGTATCGAAGAAGATACTTAGGGTTTCGCAAGTGGCAAGCGAAAGGGCCATCCGGATTTTGCTTTCGATTTCAAAGTTCTCCGCAACCACCACTGTTCTTCAAGAGATGTTGCAACTAGGCGTTGTAGCGAAATTGTGTTTGGTGCTTCAGGTTGATTGCGGTAGCAAGACAAAAGATAAAGCTAGAGAAATACTGAAAATGCACGCCCGGGCGTGGAAGAATTCTCCATGCATAccaaatagttttattggttcAAATCCAGTAGCTTGA
- the LOC123227162 gene encoding E3 ubiquitin-protein ligase PUB23-like, whose amino-acid sequence MEEIDVPQYFLCPISLEIMKDPVTVSTGITYDRQSIEKWLFSEKNNTCPVTKQVLPTDYDLTPNHAVRRLIQSWCTLNASYGIERIPTPKPPVSKAQISKLIRDAKSSPQLQLKCLKGLRSIASENDTNKRCLEAAGAVEFLASIVMNKFCFVSFEESNEDGFDFTGLSEEALSILCNLQLSDVGLKNLMNKNGEFIELLTQIMQRGTFESKAYAVLLLKSMLEVADPIKLTNLSPQFFIEIIKILRDQISRQASKAALQSLINLLPWGRNRVKAVEAGAVSILIDLLLEKCERRDCELILMTIDFLCQCAEGRAELLKHGAGMAIVSKKILRVSQVASERAIRILLSISKFSATTSVLQEMLQLGVVAKLCLVLQVDCSSKTKDKAREILKMHARAWKNSPCIPNSFIGSNPVA is encoded by the coding sequence ATGGAGGAAATTGATGTTCCGCAGTATTTTCTCTGCCCAATCTCGCTGGAGATTATGAAAGATCCGGTGACGGTGTCGACCGGAATTACATATGATCGTCAAAGCATCGAGAAATGGTTATTTTCAGAGAAAAACAACACTTGTCCGGTGACAAAACAAGTGTTGCCGACTGACTATGATTTGACGCCGAATCACGCTGTTCGCCGGCTGATTCAATCCTGGTGTACTCTCAACGCTTCCTACGGTATTGAGAGAATTCCAACGCCGAAGCCGCCGGTCAGCAAGGCTCAGATTTCAAAGCTCATAAGAGATGCAAAATCGTCGCCACAGTTGCAGCTTAAGTGCCTGAAGGGGCTGAGATCAATAGCATCGGAAAATGATACAAACAAACGCTGCTTAGAGGCTGCCGGCGCTGTCGAGTTCTTGGCGTCGATTGTCATGAACAAGTTTTGTTTTGTATCGTTTGAAGAATCAAACGAAGATGGGTTCGACTTCACCGGCCTGAGTGAagaagctttgagcattttgTGCAATCTTCAATTATCCGACGTCGGATTGAAGAATCTCATGAACAAAAATGGAGAGTTTATTGAGTTGTTGACACAAATCATGCAACGTGGAACCTTCGAGTCTAAAGCTTATGcagtattattattaaaatcaatgctCGAAGTGGCGGATCCAATCAAACTCACCAACTTAAGCCCCCAGTTCTTCATCGAAATAATCAAGATTTTACGGGACCAAATCTCTCGACAAGCCTCAAAAGCAGCACTGCAATCACTCATAAATCTTCTTCCATGGGGAAGAAACCGAGTGAAAGCAGTCGAAGCCGGCGCCGTTTCGATCCTTATCGATCTTCTCTTGGAGAAGTGCGAGAGAAGGGATTGCGAGCTCATTCTAATGACGATTGATTTTCTTTGCCAATGTGCTGAAGGAAGAGCCGAGCTATTGAAGCACGGGGCAGGAATGGCAATAGTATCCAAGAAGATACTTAGGGTTTCGCAAGTGGCAAGCGAAAGGGCCATCCGGATTTTGCTTTCGATTTCAAAGTTCTCCGCAACCACCAGTGTTCTTCAAGAGATGTTGCAGCTAGGCGTTGTAGCGAAATTGTGTTTGGTGCTTCAGGTTGATTGCAGTAGCAAGACAAAAGATAAAGCTAGAGAAATACTGAAAATGCACGCCCGGGCGTGGAAGAATTCTCCATGCATAccaaatagttttattggttcAAATCCAGTAGCTTGA
- the LOC123227865 gene encoding uncharacterized protein LOC123227865 yields MGDVLPITFMSDRQKGIIHALQTQWPNAKSRFCARHVYANFRKTFPGVHLRNLFWAISRTSNKVDFHEALNKMKAVDEIAYKWVIDNEPDQWSRFGFDTEAKSDHMINNMSETFNSWLGEYRELSILSLLELYRRRIMKRLHSRLKAGTEWVTPLPPLVVKKLNKSIEIARNVSISYAGLQEFELSGIPCQHAICSILHMNFPSIDKFVDDRLQISAYMRTYAEIIHPIPDKRTWPEDCEDKLQPPVRHGKAGRPKKARRKNPTEERKRKPVSTLRCSHCHELGHNKSVDMGSFWVDSVDMGSFWVDSVDMRSILTQLFGFMNQNGLLLHAFQYTAICIFRFPIRPVLSNVLHNSLHFITFIIKGSSKRKSVIQTQMMHCFQAIEVAG; encoded by the exons ATGGGTGATGTCTTGCCTATCACTTTCATGAGTGATAGGCAAAAAGGAATAATACATGCCTTGCAAACTCAGTGGCCTAATGCAAAGAGTAGATTTTGTGCAAGACATGTATATGCGAATTTCAGGAAAACTTTTCCTGGGGTACATCTTCGAAATCTGTTTTGGGCTATTTCTAGAACATCAaataaagtggattttcatgaggcattaaataaaatgaaggcaGTGGATGAAATTGCTTACAAGTGGGTAATTGACAATGAGCCAGATCAATGGTCTAGATTTGGCTTTGACACTGAAGCCAAATCTGAccatatgataaataatatgtctGAAACATTTAATAGTTGGCTTGGAGAATATCGGGAGCTGTCTATTCTCAGTTTGTTGGAGTTGTATCgaagaagaataatgaagaGACTTCATAGTAGGCTGAAGGCAGGTACTGAATGGGTCACTCCATTGCCCCCACttgttgttaaaaaattgaacaaaagtaTTGAGATAGCTCGAAATGTCTCTATTTCATATGCTGGACTGCAAGAGTTCGAG CTGTCTGGGATTCCCTGCCAACATGCAATCTGCTCAATATTGCACATGAACTTCCCTAGCATTGATAAGTTTGTAGATGACAGGTTACAAATTTCAGCATATATGAGAACGTATGCTGAAATTATTCATCCTATTCCAGACAAGAGAACCTGGCCAGAGGATTGTGAAGATAAGCTGCAACCACCTGTTAGGCATGGCAAAGCTGGCAGGCCCAAAAAGGCTAGGAGGAAAAACCCCactgaagagagaaagagaaaacctGTGTCTACACTTAGGTGTAGTCACTGCCATGAATTGGGACACAACAAAAG tgttgatATGGGGAGTTTTTGGGTTGACAGTGTTGATATGGGGAGTTTCTGGGTTGATAGTGTTGATATGAGGAGTATTCt TACACAGCTATTTGgatttatgaatcaaaatggtCTGTTATTACATGCATTCCAGTACACAGCTATTTGCATTTTCAG GTTTCCAATAAGGCCAGTATTAAGCAATGTATTACACAACTCTTTgcatttcatcactttcataatcAAAGGCAGTTCCAAGCGAAAATCTGTAATTCAAACCCAAATGATGCATTGTTTTCAGGCCATAGAAGTTGCTGGTTAA